A single genomic interval of Chryseobacterium paludis harbors:
- a CDS encoding 6-pyruvoyl trahydropterin synthase family protein, translating into MIRITKIFTFETAHVLYNYDGKCKNMHGHSYKLFVTVKGKPVNDLENPKNGMVVDFGDIKSIVKSEIVDVWDHAVLINGLSPHKELGEDLEGRGHKVIYCNFQPTCENMLYAIAAKIKSKLPAEVSLAYLKLHETENSYGEWFAEDNS; encoded by the coding sequence ATGATACGTATTACAAAAATTTTTACATTCGAAACAGCGCATGTGCTGTATAATTACGATGGAAAATGTAAAAATATGCATGGACATTCCTATAAGCTGTTTGTAACAGTGAAGGGAAAACCTGTAAATGATTTGGAGAACCCTAAAAATGGGATGGTAGTGGATTTTGGTGATATCAAAAGTATTGTAAAATCTGAAATTGTAGATGTTTGGGATCACGCGGTCTTAATTAACGGATTGTCTCCACATAAAGAATTGGGAGAAGATCTTGAGGGAAGAGGTCATAAAGTGATCTATTGTAATTTTCAACCGACTTGCGAAAATATGCTGTATGCTATTGCAGCTAAAATAAAATCTAAGCTTCCGGCTGAGGTTTCTCTGGCTTATCTTAAACTTCATGAAACTGAAAACTCTTACGGAGAATGGTTTGCTGAAGATAATTCTTAA
- a CDS encoding OmpH family outer membrane protein — protein sequence MKLIKVFFIAAGLTLTANVANAQQKIGNVNSDDIFASMSEVKTANATVDNLTKAKQTEIEKLISDYQAKLKVAQDKEKTMNEANKEAVTKELIAAQTELQGLGKKIEEARTTAAKDISAKQNELFTPLQQKIQTAISAVAKERSLNYVFDTSSAQGANNLVYTDGSEDITAAVKTKLGATATATKPAAKSK from the coding sequence ATGAAGTTAATTAAAGTGTTTTTTATTGCAGCAGGATTGACGCTGACTGCTAATGTCGCAAATGCTCAACAAAAGATAGGGAATGTAAATTCTGATGATATTTTTGCAAGTATGTCTGAAGTGAAAACAGCAAATGCAACCGTCGATAACCTTACTAAAGCAAAGCAAACTGAAATTGAAAAATTAATCAGTGATTACCAGGCTAAACTGAAAGTAGCACAGGATAAAGAAAAGACAATGAATGAGGCTAATAAAGAAGCCGTAACTAAAGAACTGATAGCAGCACAAACAGAATTACAAGGTTTGGGTAAGAAAATAGAAGAAGCGAGAACAACCGCAGCTAAAGATATTTCAGCTAAACAAAATGAGCTGTTTACTCCTTTACAGCAAAAAATACAAACTGCTATTTCTGCTGTAGCTAAAGAAAGAAGTCTGAATTATGTATTTGATACTTCATCAGCACAAGGTGCTAACAATCTTGTGTACACAGATGGAAGCGAAGATATCACAGCTGCTGTGAAAACTAAATTAGGAGCAACAGCAACAGCAACTAAACCAGCTGCAAAATCTAAATAA